CACCTCTTCGGCCGCGTCCGGGTCGCACAGCGGGCGCAGGCCGCCTGGAAGTTCAGGGAGCTCGCGGCCTGGCCGCCACTTGCGCCGAACAGTCCCCTCGGAGCGATCTCCGAGGGGACTGTTTCGTGCCCCGGAGTGCAAACGGGGACAGCGCGTCAGGCGACGTTCTAGATCAGGCTCGGAGGGCTTGGGCGTCCGCATCTCCGCCGGTGGGCCCTCGGGGAGCCGGGGGCGGTCGGCCGGTGCTCATCGCCGGCTCCCCTGCCTTCCTGGCTCCCCCTCGATCCGGCGCAGCGTTCAGTACTGCTCGGTCTCCACGAACCCGGTGCCCGTGTCGTCGTCGCCGAAAGCACCGGCCGCGGCGGTCGGGTCGAATCCGGGCGGGCTGTCCTTCAGGGCCAGGCCCAGGCCGGCCAGCTTCGCCTTGACCTCGTCGATGGACTTCGCACCGAAGTTACGGATGTCCAGCAGGTCGGCCTCGGACCGCGCCAGGAGCTCACCCACCGAGTGGACGCCCTCACGCTTGAGGCAGTTGTACGACCGAACGGTGAGCTCCAGCTCCTCGATCGGCAGCGCCAGGTCCGCGGCCAGGGCGGCGTCCGTCGGGGACGGGCCCATGTCGATGCCCTCGGCGTCGATGTTCAGCTCACGGGCGAGACCGAACAGCTCGACCAGCGTCTTACCGGCGGAAGCCATGGCGTCACGCGGACGCATCGCCTGCTTGGTCTCGACGTCGACGATCAGCTTGTCGAAGTCGGTCCGCTGCTCGACACGCGTGGCCTCGACCTTGTACGTGACCTTGAGCACCGGCGAGTAGATCGAGTCGACCGGGATACGGCCGATCTCCTGGCCCACCTGCTTGTTCTGCACGGCGGAGACATAACCGCGGCCACGCTCGACCGTCAGCTCCATCTCCAGCTTGCCCTTGCCGTTGAGCGTGGCGAGGACGAGGTCGGGGTTGTGCACCTCGACACCGGCCGGGGGCGCGATGTCGGCGGCGGTGACCAGACCCGGACCCTGCTTGCGCAGGTACATCACGACCGGCTCGTCGTGCTCCGAGGAGACGACCAGCTGCTTGATGTTGAGGATCAGGTCGGTGACGTCCTCCTTGACGCCCGGCACGGTGGTGAACTCGTGCAGGACACCGTCGACGCGGATGCTGGTGACAGCAGCACCGGGAATCGACGACAAGAGGGTACGACGAAGGGAGTTGCCGAGGGTGTAGCCGAAGCCCGGCTCCAGCGGCTCGATCACGAACCGGGAGCGGAACTCGTCGACGACCTCTTCGGTCAGTGACGGACGCTGAGCAATCAGCACGGGGTATTGCCTCCAATGTCTGGCGCCCGCTATGTGACGCCGTAGACATGAAGGGTACGGGCGGTTCGGCCTCCCATGAGTCCGAACCGCCCGACCCCGCCCGTCTGCTAGCCGGTCGGCAGACTCAGCTCTTGTAGGAGTCGAGTCCAACGATCAGCTACTCCTGCCTCTGAGAGGCAGGAGTAGCACGGTTCGTAGGTGCATACTGGGGGCGATGACAAAGCCTGCTGCACCGAAGCGTCATTTGCCTACCAGCCCTTTCAAGGCCCCGGTCCCGCCGGCTCCCAAGCACTTCGCCGTGGGCGACCAGGTCACACACGACGTGTACGGCCTCGGCCGGGTCATCGGCATCGAGGACGGAATCGCTGCGCTCGTGGATTTCGGCTCGGCGCAGATGCGGATCTTGAGCCCGTACACCAAGATGACCAAGCTGTAGGACCGCTGTGTCCGGTCACTGCACGCCAGGCCCTTTGAAGGTCCTGTAAGGAAAGAGAGACCTCTCATCGACCCGACGTCGCTGTTCTCCGCCCTGGAACGGCAACCCCGCTGCTCCGCCGCAGCATCGCCGCCTCCGACGACAAACCCCTTCCAGGCCCCGGATTTCGGGCAGAACGAGACCTTCCCGCTCGACGATGCGCCTTACTGGCCCCAACAGAAGTAATTGATCATGCGACTGTCGGCTGGACTGGTCATTGGTGCAGCCACGGGAAAGCGTCAGTCGCGGCCATGGATCGTGTCGGACGAACCGTGGTCGCTGAACAAGCCGTTGTTACGGGAACCTGAGCCCAAGCCGGCCTCAGGGAGAACCCGGGTGCCGGACCGGCAGGCCCTGTGCGGGGCTTGTTCATGGGCGGCGGCTCAGCCGCAGCCGGTCCCTGCGGCAGGCGTGCTGCCGGCCAGTCAGTGCGAGCCGGTGAGAACCCGGCCGGACCAGATGTCGATCACCACCTGGCGGTGATGCGGGCGCAGCGCCGACGCGCCGGCGGCGTAGTTCTTGTCGACCTGCGCCGCCTCGGCCGCGTCCGGCTTGGCGTTCGTGCAGGACGTGCCGGGGCCGTGGCCGGACATGATCTCCGAGCACGGGCCGCTGTAGTCGTCGGGCAGCCCGAGGATGTGCCCGGTTTCGTGCGCCGTGATCCGGGTCGCGTCGTAGCCCTCGTCCACCGCTTGCTGGCCCAGCTGCACGTCACCGTTGCCGCCGGAGAAGATAGGCCCCAACGTGGCCTGCGGCCAACCGCTGGTCGCTTCGTAGACGTAGTCGGCCGAGCCGGGGGTGCTCGCCGGCTCCAGGCGCACGTTGTGCA
The genomic region above belongs to Streptomyces sp. CG1 and contains:
- a CDS encoding snapalysin family zinc-dependent metalloprotease; its protein translation is MIKRIAALTALVPAMLSTTVGVASAHSAPRATSAVVTLTYDASDAGQWAGPIKQAVQNWNDAVHNVRLEPASTPGSADYVYEATSGWPQATLGPIFSGGNGDVQLGQQAVDEGYDATRITAHETGHILGLPDDYSGPCSEIMSGHGPGTSCTNAKPDAAEAAQVDKNYAAGASALRPHHRQVVIDIWSGRVLTGSH
- a CDS encoding DNA-directed RNA polymerase subunit alpha, with the protein product MLIAQRPSLTEEVVDEFRSRFVIEPLEPGFGYTLGNSLRRTLLSSIPGAAVTSIRVDGVLHEFTTVPGVKEDVTDLILNIKQLVVSSEHDEPVVMYLRKQGPGLVTAADIAPPAGVEVHNPDLVLATLNGKGKLEMELTVERGRGYVSAVQNKQVGQEIGRIPVDSIYSPVLKVTYKVEATRVEQRTDFDKLIVDVETKQAMRPRDAMASAGKTLVELFGLARELNIDAEGIDMGPSPTDAALAADLALPIEELELTVRSYNCLKREGVHSVGELLARSEADLLDIRNFGAKSIDEVKAKLAGLGLALKDSPPGFDPTAAAGAFGDDDTGTGFVETEQY